TACCGCCCATTTCACGAATACCGCCCAGCGCAAGCTCAAGCTTATCGTGCTGACGGCGCAGCGAAAGCATTTCTTTTTTGGTCAGACCCATGTCAGCCGCCTCAAGCTTTTCCGCAAGCTGCTTAAGCTTGTTGATGGAAATTGACACAGTCTTCCAGTTAGTTAAAAGCCCGCCCAACCAGCGATGATTTATATAATATTGCCCGCAACGCTTGGCGGCTTCGGCAATCGGGTCGCGCGCCTGTCGCTTTGTGCCAACAAACAAAACCCTACCTCCGCGTTGGGCAACGTCTTTAATGGCTTCTAATCCATCACGCAACATGGGTACAGTTTTTTCTAAATTAATTATGTGTATGTTGTTTTTCACACCATACAGATAGCTTGACATTTTAGGGTTACAACGGCACTTGTGGTGCCCAAAGTGTGCGCCTGCCTCAAACAGCTGCGCCATAGAGAATTTTAAAGAATCAGACATTTCCTAACCTCCGGTTAAAACCTCCGCGGGAATGGCTCTGTTTACCAACAAAGACCGGATTACTTCCTGCGTGCTACATACCGCAAATTCTACATGCGTTTGGCGTAATTGCAAAAAGAAAAGTTAACCCTTACTTACAGGGCCAATTTTTGTATACTCGGTTGTTTTTAGTAAACATACAGGTGGTCCCGTGACAGAAAAACTTTTGCGCTCATACATATGGTCTTTTTCTATAATGATTATGGCAGCTGTTATTTGCGACGAGGCGCTATCTAGCTCGGTTAAACAAAGGAATTATCAGGTTTACAGAGATAATCGTGTAGTAAAAAAGAAAAGGGAAGCCATCGGCAAGCTAGGCGGAAAAGATATTATTATTGGCCAGATTTCTACTGGATCTAAGTCCAGCCCAGCCGTACCAACAGCTCCAATTGTCTCAAGGGGATCGCTGCTTAAATCCGTGGCTGATGAGATGTCGAAGTATCCTTTAGTCGCAAGCGATACGGCCTCTGGGTTGTTTGTGACGGACTGGATGCCGGTTGGAAACCTTAACATAAGGCAGAAAATCTGTATCAACATCTCAGATAAAGACAAATTTACCGTCAGGGTTTTTCGCCAAATCAAGGATAAGCAAGGCGATT
This region of Holosporales bacterium genomic DNA includes:
- a CDS encoding DUF3576 domain-containing protein codes for the protein MAAVICDEALSSSVKQRNYQVYRDNRVVKKKREAIGKLGGKDIIIGQISTGSKSSPAVPTAPIVSRGSLLKSVADEMSKYPLVASDTASGLFVTDWMPVGNLNIRQKICINISDKDKFTVRVFRQIKDKQGDWASIDNDKNLEAQIYKSILYKTKSKS